One region of Triticum aestivum cultivar Chinese Spring chromosome 6B, IWGSC CS RefSeq v2.1, whole genome shotgun sequence genomic DNA includes:
- the LOC123137045 gene encoding protein ORANGE-LIKE, chloroplastic: protein MSCLAAASATPPASRPTAQRLFVAVAAPPRWRSVEPHPAVWRSEGPRALTMLRRCSPAGDSRAPGDGSLSSFCIIEGPETIQDFVQMQSQEIQDNIKSRRSKIFVLMEEVRRLRVQQRIRAAESRCSSSEENEMPEMPSTIPFLPYTSPKTMKQLYLTSFSFISGIIIFGGLIAPILELKLGLGGTSYEDFIRNMYLPLQLSQVDPIVASFSGGAVGVISALMLVEVKNVRQQEKNRCTYCHGTGYLPCARCSASKMLLGTKRFSLSTTERCSNCSGAGKVMCPTCLCTGMAMASEHDPRIDPFD, encoded by the exons ATGTCTTGCCTAGCCGCGGCCTCGGCGACGCCGCCAGCGTCAAGGCCTACGGCCCAGCGTCTGTTTGTTGCGGTGGCCGCTCCTCCCCGTTGGCGGTCCGTTGAGCCTCATCCCGCTGTATGGAGGAGTGAAGGCCCCCGGGCTCTAACGATGCTACGGAGGTGCTCTCCCGCCGGCGACTCCAGGGCGCCCGGAGACGGCAGCCTTTCCAG TTTTTGCATTATTGAAGGCCCAGAGACAATACAAGACTTCGTTCAGATGCAATCACAAGAGATTCAAGACAACATCAAGAGTCGGCGCAGCAAAATATTCGTTTTGATGGAAGAG GTCAGACGACTGCGGGTGCAGCAGCGAATCAGAGCTGCTGAAAGCAGATGTTCCAGCAGTGAAGAAAATGAGATGCCGGAGATGCCATCTACCATTCCGTTTTTGCCTTATACG TCACCAAAGACAATGAAGCAACTCTACTTGACATCATTCTCTTTCATATCTGGGATAATCATTTTTGGTGGCTTAATAGCCCCAATA CTTGAACTGAAATTAGGGCTTGGTGGTACCTCTTATGAAGATTTTATACGGAACATGTATTTGCCTCTTCAGTTAAG TCAGGTAGATCCCATAGTGGCGTCCTTTTCAGGTGGTGCAGTTGGTGTAATTTCAGCCTTAATGTTGGTTGAAGTGAAAAATGTGAGGCAGCAAGAAAAGAACAGATGCACATATTGCCATGGGACAG GATACCTGCCATGTGCCCGTTGCTCTGCCAGCAAAATGTTGTTGGGCACCAAACGCTTTTCACTTTCTACAACTGAACGCTGTTCCAATTGTTCAGGAGCTGGGAAG GTGATGTGCCCAACATGCTTGTGCACGGGAATGGCAATGGCAAGTGAGCATGACCCACGTATAGATCCCTTTGATTAA